The Xanthomonas sp. CFBP 8443 genome has a window encoding:
- a CDS encoding YceI family protein produces MSSRFASPAAVAASLVAMLAAAPAFAADYVQAPGSSLVFASKYDGEVFTGQFPGFDTKLSFDPANLAASKLDVAIPLAGAKSGNADRDSTLQGADFFNVAKFATAHYRADKFRALGNNQYAADGTLELRGVTKPVTLTFTWTPGAQPVLAGKATVKRLDFGVGGGDWADTKTIPNETAISTKVVFKAK; encoded by the coding sequence ATGTCGTCCCGTTTCGCCTCCCCCGCCGCCGTCGCCGCCAGCCTGGTGGCGATGCTCGCCGCCGCCCCCGCGTTCGCTGCCGACTACGTGCAGGCGCCCGGTTCGAGCCTGGTGTTCGCCAGCAAGTACGACGGCGAAGTGTTCACCGGCCAGTTCCCCGGCTTCGACACCAAGCTCAGCTTCGACCCGGCCAACCTGGCCGCCAGCAAGCTCGATGTGGCGATCCCGCTGGCCGGCGCCAAGAGCGGCAATGCCGACCGCGACTCGACCTTGCAGGGTGCCGACTTCTTCAACGTCGCCAAGTTCGCCACCGCGCACTACCGCGCCGACAAGTTCCGCGCGCTGGGCAACAACCAGTACGCCGCCGACGGCACCCTTGAGCTGCGCGGCGTGACCAAGCCAGTGACCCTGACCTTCACCTGGACCCCGGGCGCGCAGCCGGTGCTGGCCGGCAAGGCCACGGTCAAACGCCTGGATTTCGGCGTCGGCGGCGGCGACTGGGCCGACACCAAGACCATCCCCAACGAAACCGCGATCAGCACCAAGGTCGTGTTCAAGGCGAAGTGA
- a CDS encoding cytochrome b, which produces MTAKNTAERWGGVSQTLHWLIAALILLLGVVGLTMGELPKTPKYFWVYTAHKSLGLTVLALVIARLGWRLYAGAPKPVPGTPNWQERIASATHALLYVLIFAMPLSGWLYDSTSGLRPFRWFGLVAVPKLSAPDERLRDLSHAVHEWGFWILIAVVLAHAGAAFYHHLFQRDATLARMLPRGWLSPKS; this is translated from the coding sequence ATGACCGCCAAGAACACCGCCGAGCGTTGGGGCGGCGTCAGCCAGACCCTGCATTGGCTGATCGCCGCCCTGATCCTGCTGCTCGGCGTGGTCGGCCTGACCATGGGCGAATTGCCGAAGACGCCCAAGTATTTCTGGGTCTACACCGCGCACAAGTCGCTCGGACTGACCGTGCTGGCGCTGGTGATCGCGCGGCTGGGCTGGCGCCTGTACGCCGGCGCGCCCAAGCCGGTGCCGGGCACGCCGAACTGGCAGGAACGCATCGCCAGCGCCACCCACGCGCTGCTTTACGTGCTGATCTTCGCCATGCCGCTGTCCGGCTGGCTGTACGACTCGACCAGCGGCCTGCGCCCATTCCGCTGGTTCGGCCTGGTCGCCGTGCCCAAGCTCAGCGCCCCTGACGAGCGCCTGCGCGACCTGTCGCACGCGGTGCACGAATGGGGCTTCTGGATCCTGATCGCGGTGGTGCTGGCGCATGCCGGCGCCGCCTTCTACCACCACCTGTTCCAACGCGATGCCACCCTGGCGCGGATGTTGCCGCGCGGTTGGCTGAGCCCCAAATCCTGA
- a CDS encoding YceI family protein, with amino-acid sequence MLQRCLTALLLICPTAALAAPAQYALDPVHTRVLFAIEHAGFSKALGTVSGSTGTLLFDPDDWRSARLDARVPLQRLDLGDEKWNRAALARNLVDGERYPEAHFVSTRIEPIDATHAKVFGTLTLHGVSREIALDVTLNALKRHPLPPFRRTVGFSATATLQRADFGIDAWPSVIGAAVELRIEAEATRNGGADAEPAPATTPTTDPDTPPSANQDATP; translated from the coding sequence ATGCTCCAGCGCTGTCTCACCGCCCTGCTGCTGATCTGCCCGACCGCCGCGCTGGCGGCCCCGGCGCAGTACGCCCTGGACCCGGTGCACACCCGCGTGCTGTTCGCGATCGAGCACGCCGGCTTCTCCAAGGCGCTGGGCACCGTGTCCGGCAGCACCGGCACCCTGCTGTTCGACCCGGACGACTGGCGCAGCGCGCGGCTGGATGCGCGGGTGCCGCTGCAACGGCTCGACCTGGGCGACGAAAAATGGAACCGCGCCGCGCTGGCGCGCAACCTGGTCGACGGCGAGCGCTATCCCGAGGCGCACTTCGTCTCCACCCGGATCGAGCCGATCGATGCCACCCATGCCAAGGTGTTCGGCACGCTGACCCTGCACGGCGTCAGCCGCGAGATCGCGCTGGACGTCACCCTCAACGCGCTCAAGCGGCATCCGCTGCCGCCGTTCCGCCGCACCGTGGGCTTTTCCGCCACCGCCACGCTGCAGCGCGCCGACTTCGGCATCGACGCCTGGCCGTCGGTGATCGGCGCCGCGGTCGAACTGCGCATCGAGGCCGAGGCCACCCGCAACGGCGGCGCCGACGCCGAGCCGGCGCCAGCCACCACGCCCACCACCGATCCCGACACCCCGCCCAGCGCCAACCAGGACGCCACGCCATGA